In Cynocephalus volans isolate mCynVol1 chromosome 3, mCynVol1.pri, whole genome shotgun sequence, one DNA window encodes the following:
- the LOC134372463 gene encoding zinc finger protein 584-like — protein sequence MAKDAPGLAMFEDVAVYFSWEEWGLLSVTQRSLYRDVMLENFALISSLGFAPSRSHVFAQLEGDEEHWVPSWMDVTPVSRPEARKSPGLGCLRSVDNEEAPSRQEKSCRVHLSEKPFVCGESEKDIPATLDLLQHQPTHSKGKLCRSTEQGAAFLPSSNHRQQQGVHTAQKPFKCSDCGKIFLKAFALLDHLITHLEKRPFKCPIGRSAFKVKSTHVNHRKIHAGKTSHVCNECGKAFSYPSKLRKHQKVHTGIKPFKCSECGKTFNRKDALVLHQRIHTGERPYECSKCGKAFSVLSTLIRHRKVHIGERPYECRECGKFFKYNNSFILHQRVHTGERPFECKQCGKTYVTHSGLYQHWKVHTGERPYECSLCGKTFTTRSYRNRHQQFHTEERSYECTECGKTFKHSSTLLQHKKVHTGERP from the exons ATGGCCAAGGATGCGCCA GGCCTTGCTATGTTTGAGGACGTGGCTGTGTATTTCTCCTGGGAGGAGTGGGGGCTCCTTAGTGTGACCCAGAGGAGCCTATACCgtgatgtgatgctggagaacttTGCACTCATTAGCTCACTGG GATTTGCACCATCAAGATCGCATGTGTTTGCCCAATTGGAGGGTGATGAAGAGCACTGGGTGCCCAGCTGGATGGACGTGACTCCAGTCAGTagaccagaggccaggaagagtCCTGGTCTTG GTTGTCTGCGTAGTGTGGATAATGAAGAAGCTCCATCCAGGCAAGAGAAAAGTTGCAGAGTCCACCTGTCAGAAAAGCCCTTCGTGTGTGGAGAGTCTGAGAAGGATATTCCAGCCACCTTAGACCTCCTCCAGCACCAGCCCACCCATAGCAAGGGGAAGCTATGCAGAAGCACTGAGCAAGGGGCAGCTTTCCTGCCCAGCTCCAATCACAGGCAGCAGCAGGGAGTCCACACCGCACAGAAGCCCTTCAAGTGCAGTGACTGCGGGAAGATCTTCTTGAAGGCCTTCGCTCTCCTTGACCACCTGATAACTCACTTGGAAAAGAGACCCTTCAAATGCCCGATAGGCAGAAGTGCCTTCAAGGTGAAATCAACTCATGTTAATCACCGAAAAATTCATGCTGGAAAAACATCCCATGTGTGTAACgagtgtgggaaggccttcagTTACCCATCTAAACTGAGGAAGCACCAGAAGGTTCACACAGGCATAAAACCTTTCAAGTGtagtgaatgtgggaaaaccttcaaCCGCAAAGACGCACTTGTTCTGCACCAGAGgattcacactggagaaaggccttATGAGTGCAGcaaatgtgggaaagccttcagcgTTCTGTCTACCCTCATTCGACATCGAAAAGTTCACATTGGAGAAAGGCCCTATGAGTGCAGGGAATGTGGAAAGTTCtttaaatacaataatagctTCATTCTTCACCAGagagttcacactggagaaaggccttTTGAGTGCAAGCAATGTGGAAAAACCTATGTGACCCACTCTGGCCTGTATCAGCACTGGAAAGTTCACACTGGAGAACGGCCCTATGAGTGCAGCCTCTGTGGGAAAACCTTCACCACCAGGTCCTACCGCAATCGGCACCAGCAATTTCACACTGAAGAGAGGTCCTATGAATGTAcagaatgtgggaaaaccttcaaACATAGTTCTACACTCCTTCAGCACAAGAAAGTAcacactggagaaaggccttAG